In Prochlorococcus marinus str. MIT 1214, one DNA window encodes the following:
- a CDS encoding tetratricopeptide repeat protein has protein sequence MTEGKKNQKQAGFEVKTFPVPFTLEEIKKNISLSTSKPSKEEIINRAFKCHLQGNISKAAEYYQHFINQGFKDYRVFSNYGIILKDLGKLKEAELSTRKAIELKPNYAEAHYNLGIILKDLDNLKEAESYIRQAIEIKANFSEAHSNLGIILKDLGKLKEAEISQRKAIEIKPNFAEAHSNLGIILKDLGKLKEAEISQRKAIELKPNFAEAYSILGSILKDLGKLKEAEISQRKAIEIKPNFAEAHYNLGNTFYDLGKLQDAELSYMKAIKIDPRYEDAKYNLSLCLLKSNNFKEGLIRYESRWKVKDLSFNIGNRLETNKPEWNLNKRGRVLLWAEQGIGDEILFSSLIPELIKLVDQLKVKVDKRLIPLFKRSFDKRIIYIHNDNILEEEDYDYQIAMGSLIKYLRTDKESFKKGKKKYLKADEIKTNIYKDKLIHNSKYKRIIGISWRSSNSKRNQSISLEKLILGIYSPNICFLNLQYGDTKEEINTIKIKYNINIFELKEVDIFNNLDDLASLVNACDMVVSIENTTFALAGGLGIDSKILLKQNCLWFNGHNDRKSYWLPNQTFYRQTSLGEWGKELNQIKNEIENFN, from the coding sequence TTGACCGAAGGAAAAAAAAATCAAAAGCAAGCAGGATTTGAAGTAAAAACATTCCCAGTCCCATTTACTTTAGAAGAAATTAAGAAGAATATTTCTCTTAGTACTTCTAAACCTTCTAAAGAAGAAATAATCAATAGAGCATTTAAGTGTCATTTACAAGGAAATATTTCAAAAGCAGCAGAATATTATCAACATTTCATCAATCAGGGCTTCAAGGATTACAGAGTTTTTTCTAATTATGGAATCATATTAAAAGATCTAGGAAAATTAAAAGAAGCAGAATTATCAACTCGCAAAGCTATTGAACTTAAACCTAATTACGCAGAGGCGCATTACAATCTAGGAATCATATTGAAAGATCTAGATAATTTAAAAGAAGCAGAATCATACATTCGTCAAGCAATTGAAATCAAAGCTAACTTCTCAGAAGCGCATTCTAATCTAGGAATCATATTGAAAGATCTTGGCAAACTAAAGGAGGCAGAAATATCTCAACGAAAAGCTATTGAAATCAAACCTAATTTCGCAGAGGCGCATTCTAATCTAGGAATCATATTGAAAGATCTTGGCAAACTAAAGGAGGCAGAAATATCTCAACGAAAAGCTATTGAACTCAAACCAAATTTCGCAGAAGCGTATTCTATTCTAGGAAGCATATTAAAAGATCTTGGCAAACTAAAGGAGGCAGAAATATCTCAACGAAAAGCTATTGAAATCAAACCTAATTTCGCAGAAGCACATTACAATTTAGGGAACACATTTTATGATCTTGGCAAATTACAAGATGCAGAATTATCATACATGAAAGCAATTAAAATTGATCCTAGATATGAGGATGCAAAATACAATCTATCTTTATGTCTTCTAAAATCAAATAATTTTAAAGAGGGGTTAATTAGATATGAATCTAGATGGAAAGTTAAAGATTTAAGCTTTAATATAGGAAATAGGTTAGAAACAAATAAACCAGAATGGAATCTAAATAAGAGAGGAAGAGTATTATTATGGGCAGAGCAAGGAATAGGAGATGAGATTTTATTTTCTTCTTTAATTCCTGAATTGATAAAGTTAGTCGATCAACTAAAAGTTAAAGTTGATAAAAGGTTAATTCCATTATTTAAAAGATCATTTGATAAACGAATTATATATATACATAACGATAATATATTAGAAGAAGAAGATTATGATTATCAAATCGCAATGGGTTCACTTATTAAATATCTTAGAACTGACAAAGAAAGTTTTAAAAAAGGGAAAAAAAAATACCTGAAAGCTGATGAAATAAAAACTAATATCTATAAGGATAAGCTTATACACAATTCAAAATATAAAAGAATTATCGGTATTTCATGGAGGTCATCAAATTCTAAAAGAAATCAATCGATTTCTCTGGAAAAATTGATTTTAGGAATTTACTCACCAAATATATGCTTTTTAAATCTACAATATGGCGATACAAAAGAGGAAATAAATACTATAAAAATAAAATATAATATAAATATTTTTGAATTAAAAGAAGTAGATATTTTTAATAATTTAGACGACCTTGCTTCTCTTGTAAATGCTTGTGATATGGTCGTTTCCATTGAAAATACAACATTTGCATTAGCAGGTGGACTTGGAATAGATAGTAAAATATTACTCAAGCAAAATTGTCTATGGTTCAATGGTCATAATGATAGAAAAAGTTATTGGCTCCCAAATCAAACTTTTTATAGACAGACCTCATTAGGAGAATGGGGAAAAGAATTAAACCAAATAAAGAATGAAATAGAAAATTTCAATTAA
- a CDS encoding HAD family hydrolase codes for MLKLQEYKSIVFDCDGVILNSNKIKTRAFRIASFPFGYEASTSLEDYHLRNGGISRYAKFDYFLTTIVPINSKKNKELYLKNMLKIYSEETEKGLLDSEITFGLHSLRNKTRNSSWSIVSGGDQDQLHSVFAKKEIIHLFNGGIFGSPDTKNEILNRELARGNIKLPALFLGDTELDHKVSVSHGLDFIFVSAWTEFRSYEQYCIDNSIRMISKVYELID; via the coding sequence ATGCTAAAACTTCAAGAATACAAGTCAATTGTTTTTGATTGTGATGGAGTAATTCTTAACTCAAATAAGATTAAAACTAGAGCTTTTCGAATTGCATCTTTTCCGTTTGGTTACGAGGCATCAACCTCTTTAGAAGATTATCACTTGAGAAATGGAGGTATTTCTAGATATGCAAAATTTGATTATTTTCTTACAACTATTGTTCCTATTAACTCTAAAAAAAATAAGGAATTATATCTAAAAAATATGCTTAAGATATATTCTGAGGAAACCGAAAAGGGATTATTAGATTCAGAAATAACTTTTGGTCTCCATTCTTTACGCAATAAGACTAGGAATTCATCTTGGTCGATAGTTTCAGGTGGTGATCAGGATCAATTACATTCTGTTTTTGCAAAAAAGGAAATAATACATTTATTTAATGGAGGTATTTTTGGTAGCCCAGATACAAAAAATGAAATATTAAATAGAGAATTAGCAAGAGGAAATATTAAATTACCTGCTCTTTTTTTAGGGGATACTGAGTTAGATCATAAAGTTTCAGTCTCTCATGGCTTGGATTTTATTTTTGTAAGTGCCTGGACTGAGTTCAGATCTTATGAACAATATTGTATCGATAACTCTATTAGAATGATATCCAAAGTTTATGAACTTATAGATTAA
- a CDS encoding 3-deoxy-manno-octulosonate cytidylyltransferase encodes MRSCVIIPARYKSSRLPGKPLIDLLGKPMIIWVAEIASRAVGVSNVFIATDDDRIANAVNQKGYKYIMTSSSSLTGTDRVAEASLGLNYDIFVNVQGDEPLVSPKDILRCIDRKIKYKGHIINSYNLIYEDQDPSSINIPKVVINNAEDLIYISRSLVPGFKDIKYKINSYFKQICIYGYNKKELLNFLRFGGKSEIEKSEDIEILRFFELGHPVKMFKAHNNSLSVDVVEDIEKVERELRLRN; translated from the coding sequence TAGACCTTCTTGGTAAGCCCATGATTATTTGGGTCGCAGAAATCGCCTCAAGAGCAGTAGGTGTTTCAAATGTATTTATCGCGACTGATGACGATAGGATTGCTAATGCAGTAAACCAAAAAGGATATAAATATATAATGACTTCAAGTTCATCCCTTACCGGAACTGATAGGGTTGCAGAGGCAAGTCTTGGATTGAACTACGATATTTTTGTTAATGTTCAAGGCGATGAGCCGCTTGTTAGCCCTAAAGATATTTTGAGATGTATTGATCGTAAAATAAAATATAAAGGTCATATTATTAATTCATATAATCTTATATATGAAGATCAAGACCCTAGTAGTATAAATATTCCTAAAGTAGTAATTAATAATGCTGAAGATTTAATTTATATATCAAGATCCTTGGTCCCTGGATTTAAAGATATAAAATATAAAATAAATTCATATTTTAAGCAAATTTGCATTTATGGCTATAATAAGAAAGAGTTATTGAACTTCCTGCGATTTGGAGGTAAAAGCGAGATAGAAAAATCAGAAGATATTGAGATTTTAAGATTTTTTGAATTAGGCCATCCTGTTAAAATGTTTAAAGCTCATAATAATAGTTTATCCGTGGATGTAGTGGAAGATATAGAGAAAGTAGAAAGAGAGTTAAGATTAAGAAATTAA